In Alteromonas naphthalenivorans, one DNA window encodes the following:
- a CDS encoding isoamylase early set domain-containing protein, which yields MSLKKQYLKSKPICKVTFRLSAEEAKNADEASLVGDFTEWDKQPLSMKKLKSGDFTVTINLDTDNEYQFRYLLDGEMWENDWAADAYLPSSIGSEDNSVVRV from the coding sequence ATGAGCCTGAAGAAGCAATACCTGAAATCAAAACCCATTTGTAAAGTAACATTCCGCCTTTCTGCCGAAGAAGCAAAGAATGCCGATGAGGCGAGCTTAGTGGGCGACTTTACCGAGTGGGATAAACAACCTCTTTCAATGAAAAAACTAAAAAGCGGTGATTTTACCGTAACTATTAATTTAGATACTGATAATGAGTACCAATTCCGCTACTTACTTGATGGCGAAATGTGGGAAAACGATTGGGCCGCCGATGCTTATCTACCGTCTAGCATTGGAAGCGAAGATAATTCTGTGGTTCGTGTTTAA
- a CDS encoding TonB-dependent receptor, whose translation MRTHKLASLALAVSAAFSTSILAQEAETIQKKETALEQITVTAQKRTQSIQEVPISVATLSGEKFESLFSGGEDILALAVRVPGLYAESSNGRVAPRFYIRGLGNTDFDLAASQPVSIIMDEVVMENVVLKSFPLFDVQQVEVLRGPQGTLFGRNTTAGIIKFDTVKPTQDLEGYAKAGFGSYGTMNFEGAVGGGLTDELSARLSVLSQERDDYIDNAATGQKDALGGFDEKAYRLQLLWEPSDDFSALLNVHGRELEGTASIFRGNVFNKGENGLNASYDRDTVSYDSDLLGTGADNNPQEYDGFGTSLKLEYDMDDVTFTSISAIETADGYSLGDVDGDSIASQNFVTQDKLNDLEQYTQEFRLSSNTTDAMNWQVGAFYYDASFNVTSVDGFFGATTVFHDNKTWALFGQTSYQVNEKLNITGGLRYTHDDKSLIVGEQNVDGFAVLIGFAGVQEYDDIHVDDGQMSYELSANYRVTDDMSVFARYANGFRAQTIQGRDVAFEGSPSVAEAETINSFEVGVKSDLLDDTLRLNAAAFYYTVDDMQFSAIGGGNNFTALVNADKGEAYGFEVDAQWLATDELTFTAGYSYNHTEIKDDTLTVAPCGTSADAGFTGYCTVLDPRADGFSASIDGNPFPQAPESIFNFTARYTVPMGDDGEFFIFTDWAFQGETNLFLYEAVEFTTDDNFEGGLRIGYENFEHNYTVALFGRNITDEDNVKGAIDFANLTGIVNEPRILGVEVKYSFY comes from the coding sequence ATGAGAACACATAAACTAGCCTCTTTGGCGCTTGCAGTTAGTGCAGCGTTCAGTACTTCAATCCTTGCTCAAGAAGCAGAAACAATACAAAAAAAAGAAACGGCTCTTGAACAAATTACCGTAACAGCGCAAAAACGTACCCAGTCAATTCAGGAAGTACCTATTTCTGTAGCGACCCTAAGTGGTGAAAAATTTGAAAGCTTGTTTTCAGGTGGTGAAGACATTCTTGCATTGGCCGTTCGTGTGCCTGGCCTTTACGCTGAATCGTCAAACGGTCGCGTAGCGCCACGTTTCTATATTCGTGGCCTAGGTAACACTGACTTCGATTTAGCCGCTTCACAGCCTGTTTCTATTATCATGGATGAAGTGGTAATGGAAAATGTGGTACTGAAAAGCTTCCCACTTTTTGATGTGCAACAAGTTGAAGTATTACGTGGCCCACAAGGCACCTTGTTTGGCCGCAACACGACAGCAGGTATCATTAAGTTCGATACCGTAAAACCTACACAAGATTTAGAAGGTTACGCTAAAGCCGGTTTTGGTTCTTACGGTACTATGAACTTTGAAGGCGCAGTAGGCGGCGGTTTAACTGACGAGCTATCTGCACGCTTGTCTGTACTTTCACAAGAGCGTGATGATTACATCGACAATGCTGCAACAGGCCAAAAAGATGCGCTTGGTGGCTTTGACGAGAAAGCATACCGCTTACAGCTTCTTTGGGAACCGTCTGACGACTTCTCTGCATTGTTAAATGTACACGGCCGTGAATTAGAAGGCACAGCCTCTATCTTCCGTGGCAACGTTTTCAATAAAGGCGAAAATGGCCTAAATGCCAGTTATGATCGTGACACCGTAAGCTATGATAGTGACCTATTAGGCACAGGTGCTGATAACAACCCTCAAGAATATGACGGTTTTGGTACTTCATTAAAACTTGAATACGACATGGATGACGTAACCTTCACGTCTATTTCTGCAATAGAAACGGCTGACGGTTACAGCTTAGGTGACGTAGACGGTGATAGCATTGCGAGCCAAAACTTCGTTACCCAAGATAAGTTAAACGACCTAGAGCAATACACTCAAGAATTCCGCCTTTCAAGCAACACAACAGATGCTATGAACTGGCAGGTAGGTGCGTTCTATTATGACGCGTCTTTCAATGTAACCAGTGTTGATGGCTTCTTCGGTGCAACAACCGTATTCCATGACAACAAAACATGGGCATTGTTTGGACAGACTTCTTACCAAGTTAACGAGAAGCTAAACATTACTGGTGGCCTTCGCTACACTCACGATGACAAATCGCTTATTGTTGGTGAACAAAACGTTGATGGCTTCGCGGTACTTATCGGTTTTGCTGGCGTACAAGAATATGATGATATTCACGTAGACGACGGTCAAATGAGCTATGAGCTTAGCGCCAACTATCGTGTTACTGACGATATGTCAGTATTTGCTCGATATGCTAACGGCTTTCGCGCGCAAACCATTCAAGGCCGCGATGTAGCCTTTGAAGGCTCTCCTTCTGTAGCTGAAGCAGAAACCATTAACTCATTTGAAGTAGGCGTTAAGTCTGACTTGCTAGATGATACTTTGCGCCTAAATGCTGCTGCTTTCTATTACACAGTAGACGACATGCAGTTTTCAGCTATTGGTGGTGGTAACAACTTTACTGCGCTTGTTAACGCCGATAAAGGTGAAGCCTACGGGTTTGAAGTTGATGCCCAATGGCTAGCGACAGACGAACTTACTTTCACTGCTGGTTATAGTTATAACCACACAGAAATTAAAGACGATACATTAACTGTGGCACCTTGTGGTACAAGTGCTGATGCAGGCTTCACAGGTTACTGCACAGTATTAGATCCTCGCGCCGATGGCTTCTCAGCATCAATTGATGGTAACCCATTCCCTCAAGCGCCAGAATCAATCTTTAACTTTACCGCACGTTACACCGTACCTATGGGTGACGACGGCGAATTCTTCATCTTTACTGATTGGGCATTCCAGGGCGAAACTAACCTTTTCCTTTACGAAGCGGTTGAATTTACGACTGATGACAACTTTGAAGGCGGTTTACGTATTGGTTACGAAAACTTCGAACATAACTACACAGTAGCCTTGTTTGGTCGTAACATTACCGATGAAGATAACGTTAAAGGTGCGATCGACTTCGCAAACCTTACCGGTATTGTGAACGAGCCACGTATTCTTGGTGTTGAAGTGAAGTATTCTTTCTACTAA
- a CDS encoding efflux RND transporter periplasmic adaptor subunit has product MKNSIWVKSGIPLIIILVAFVVAAIMISSRKPPEQIPVETQAFLVDAKPMEYQPVSFVVDSQGNVVPRNKTSLSAQVSGRVVSLSDKFIVGGMFQKGDVLITLEQDDYRTEVKLAEAELAQAHAALQEELARGKVAEQEWRSVSSVVPPELGLRKPQLAKEQANVKASEAKLERAKRNLDRTQIRAPYNGIVVERNIDLGQFVSAGATVSTVYSTDTAEVRLPITDKDLMFVDIGNQSSNQSDVTLNATVGGKNRTWTGKLVRSEGILDSGSRVLYAVVEVKDPYQFNGGDNATLRFGQFVQAKIVSHQKQDLTVIPRSILRLDNTVLTVNDNREIEIVPVDVVRTTAEQAFIGGGLNSGALVVTSAVPNPYNGMKVRLPGDEPAMPPEAENDKKADSEIVGVKDDTTETSPVSSGSK; this is encoded by the coding sequence ATGAAAAACTCCATCTGGGTAAAAAGTGGTATACCTCTTATCATCATTTTAGTCGCGTTTGTTGTTGCGGCAATTATGATCTCTTCACGTAAGCCGCCAGAACAAATTCCCGTTGAAACGCAAGCCTTCCTTGTTGATGCCAAACCAATGGAATACCAACCGGTTAGCTTCGTGGTTGACTCGCAAGGCAACGTAGTGCCTCGCAACAAAACATCGCTTAGCGCGCAGGTAAGTGGCCGTGTAGTGAGTTTGTCCGATAAATTCATTGTTGGGGGCATGTTCCAAAAAGGGGATGTGTTAATTACTCTTGAACAAGATGACTACCGCACTGAAGTGAAGTTGGCTGAAGCTGAACTGGCTCAAGCGCATGCTGCGCTTCAAGAAGAACTCGCAAGAGGTAAAGTCGCCGAGCAAGAATGGCGTTCAGTCAGCAGTGTTGTGCCACCAGAGCTTGGCTTGCGTAAGCCTCAATTAGCCAAAGAGCAAGCGAATGTTAAAGCCTCAGAAGCAAAACTTGAGCGTGCCAAGCGTAACCTTGATCGTACCCAAATTAGAGCCCCATACAACGGCATAGTGGTTGAGCGAAACATCGATTTAGGTCAATTTGTTTCAGCAGGGGCCACAGTAAGCACTGTTTATTCAACGGACACCGCTGAGGTACGTTTACCTATCACCGATAAAGACTTGATGTTTGTTGATATTGGTAACCAATCAAGCAATCAATCTGATGTGACATTAAATGCTACGGTAGGTGGTAAAAATAGAACGTGGACCGGTAAGTTAGTTCGTTCTGAAGGTATTTTGGATTCAGGCAGCCGCGTGCTTTACGCCGTGGTTGAAGTTAAAGACCCTTATCAATTTAATGGTGGCGACAATGCGACACTTCGCTTTGGCCAATTCGTTCAAGCCAAAATCGTTTCTCATCAAAAGCAAGACTTAACCGTGATTCCTCGCTCCATTCTACGCCTTGATAACACAGTGCTAACCGTTAACGATAACCGCGAGATTGAAATTGTACCGGTAGACGTAGTACGTACCACAGCAGAACAAGCTTTCATTGGTGGCGGCTTAAACAGTGGCGCGCTGGTAGTAACCAGTGCGGTTCCGAATCCTTACAATGGTATGAAAGTAAGACTGCCAGGTGATGAGCCTGCCATGCCACCAGAAGCAGAGAACGATAAAAAGGCAGATAGCGAAATTGTAGGCGTTAAAGACGATACTACTGAAACCTCCCCTGTTTCTTCTGGGAGTAAGTAA
- a CDS encoding efflux RND transporter permease subunit, translating into MSQIDTQKGLIAWFARNSVAANLLMWLLIVGGLFGAFSIQKQVFPSFEIDIINVRVPYLGAAPQEVEEGVILKIEESIKNLEGIKQVTSTAVEGMGTVSIQVEEDYDIQSLLDEVKVQVDAIPLFPADTEKPVIYRQKIQQDVIWISVFGDASERELKEFAKDIRDDVANLPGISSVQVVGTRDYEISVELSEVDLQKYNLTFADAVSRLSQSSIDLPGGSIRTENGDILLRTKGQAYTGWDFSQIVLVTNTDGTRVTLGDVAYINDGFIENNQYALFDGKPAVSLRVQAVGDQNALEISEQVNGYIDEKKNDFPAHISADTWGDSSFYLADRLNMMLENMFFGGLLVFLVLSLFLRIKLAFWVIVGLPVCFLGTLLVMPIDMLGVSINMLSLFAFILVLGIVVDDAIIMGESAYSEIDEKGHSTENVIAGVKKVAMPATFGVLTTIAAFSPMLMVSGPFGVIWKTIGLVVIICLVFSLIESKLILPAHLVHMKLKPYDPAKANKLQKFRDFFSEGIKRFIHNVYAPFLEKTIRNRYTTVSVFLAMLILTIGLFGGGIVRFVFFPSIPSDFMFASFELEPGSSLKQRDEVLTALREGMMRMDEKVRDDTGEGVIKHSMAFDNGDLGGEVFAELTKGETRTMADYEIHQLWRDEMSEIPGVKTFSIGAPGGPGGGADLSFEFSSGDIASLKAVSDELKSILSGYDGVTDINDTFSGGSEEIQLALKPQADALGITLQQLGQQVRFGFYGAEVQRIQRDDEEIKVMVRYPRAERSSIEHLENMRIRAPNGQEIPFQQVASFTVGEGFDSIIRVDGSRSVTVTAVVDKALMDPSEITGEVIESVMPDLLARYPKVDFQLQGNAKEQADAMMSLAQGLLFALFAIYALLAIPLKSYSQPFIIMSVIPFGVVGAIIGHLVLGMAVSVLSICGIIALSGVVVNDSLIMVDFVNRARQEGHSLMRAAISAGTQRFRAIILTSLTTFMGLMPIVFERSLQAQIVIPMAISLAFGILFATIITLLLVPALYLILNDIKNVFKGRKHTESVGSASIEQH; encoded by the coding sequence ATGAGTCAGATTGATACGCAAAAAGGGTTAATCGCTTGGTTTGCGCGCAACAGTGTGGCGGCAAATTTGTTGATGTGGTTGTTAATTGTTGGCGGCCTATTTGGTGCCTTTAGTATTCAAAAACAAGTTTTCCCTAGTTTTGAAATAGACATTATCAATGTTCGCGTACCGTATTTGGGCGCTGCGCCTCAAGAAGTAGAAGAGGGCGTAATTTTAAAGATAGAAGAGTCGATTAAGAACTTAGAAGGCATTAAACAAGTCACCTCTACTGCGGTAGAGGGGATGGGTACGGTCAGCATTCAAGTTGAAGAAGATTACGACATTCAATCTTTACTCGATGAAGTGAAGGTGCAAGTTGATGCCATTCCTCTTTTTCCAGCCGACACAGAAAAGCCGGTTATCTATCGCCAGAAAATTCAACAGGATGTTATTTGGATTTCGGTATTTGGCGATGCCAGCGAACGTGAGTTAAAAGAGTTCGCAAAAGATATTCGAGATGACGTTGCCAATCTTCCCGGTATTTCAAGCGTGCAAGTTGTTGGGACTAGAGACTACGAAATATCGGTTGAATTGTCTGAGGTAGACCTACAAAAATACAACCTTACCTTTGCAGATGCGGTCAGTCGTTTAAGTCAGTCGAGTATTGATTTACCTGGTGGGTCTATTCGCACCGAAAATGGCGATATTCTGCTTAGAACGAAAGGGCAGGCATATACTGGCTGGGATTTCTCCCAGATAGTGCTAGTCACCAATACTGATGGCACACGGGTGACGTTAGGCGATGTTGCTTATATTAACGATGGTTTTATTGAGAACAACCAATATGCATTGTTCGATGGAAAACCAGCAGTTAGCCTTCGTGTACAAGCGGTGGGTGATCAAAATGCATTAGAAATATCAGAACAAGTCAACGGCTATATCGACGAGAAAAAGAATGATTTTCCAGCACATATTTCCGCCGATACATGGGGAGATAGTTCATTTTATCTAGCAGATAGATTGAACATGATGCTTGAAAATATGTTTTTTGGTGGCCTGTTGGTGTTCTTAGTGCTGTCCTTATTTTTGAGAATAAAACTCGCGTTTTGGGTGATCGTTGGCCTGCCGGTTTGTTTTCTAGGTACGTTGTTAGTTATGCCTATTGATATGCTTGGTGTTTCTATCAACATGCTGAGTTTATTTGCCTTTATTCTTGTACTTGGAATAGTAGTAGACGATGCCATCATAATGGGGGAGTCGGCCTATTCCGAAATAGATGAGAAAGGGCACAGTACCGAAAATGTGATTGCAGGCGTTAAGAAAGTGGCTATGCCTGCTACCTTTGGTGTACTTACTACCATAGCGGCATTCTCACCCATGCTTATGGTGTCGGGTCCTTTTGGTGTCATTTGGAAAACCATTGGGCTCGTGGTGATCATTTGTTTGGTGTTTTCACTCATCGAGTCGAAGCTTATTTTGCCTGCACATTTAGTGCATATGAAACTAAAGCCTTATGATCCAGCAAAGGCCAACAAGCTGCAAAAATTTAGAGACTTTTTCAGTGAAGGTATTAAGCGTTTCATACACAATGTTTATGCGCCATTTTTAGAAAAGACAATTCGTAATCGTTACACCACGGTATCGGTTTTCTTAGCCATGCTAATTCTTACTATTGGTTTATTTGGCGGCGGTATTGTTCGATTTGTTTTCTTCCCCAGTATTCCTAGTGACTTCATGTTTGCAAGTTTTGAGCTAGAGCCAGGCTCTTCACTAAAACAGCGAGACGAAGTGCTTACTGCATTACGTGAAGGCATGATGCGTATGGATGAAAAAGTGCGTGATGATACAGGTGAAGGCGTAATTAAACACTCCATGGCATTTGATAACGGTGACTTGGGTGGGGAGGTATTTGCCGAACTGACCAAAGGTGAAACTCGTACCATGGCCGATTATGAAATTCATCAGCTGTGGCGCGATGAAATGTCTGAAATACCAGGTGTTAAGACATTCAGTATTGGCGCTCCGGGTGGCCCTGGTGGTGGTGCTGATCTTAGCTTCGAATTTAGCTCTGGTGATATTGCGTCTTTAAAAGCCGTAAGTGATGAATTAAAAAGTATCTTGTCAGGTTACGACGGCGTAACCGATATTAATGATACGTTCTCAGGTGGTAGTGAAGAGATTCAATTAGCATTGAAACCTCAAGCCGACGCATTAGGTATTACGCTACAACAACTAGGGCAGCAAGTGCGTTTTGGCTTTTACGGCGCAGAAGTTCAGCGTATTCAACGTGACGATGAAGAAATAAAAGTCATGGTGCGTTACCCAAGAGCAGAACGTAGTTCTATTGAACACTTAGAAAATATGCGTATTCGTGCGCCTAACGGCCAAGAGATACCTTTCCAGCAAGTGGCTAGCTTTACCGTAGGCGAAGGCTTCGATTCTATCATTCGTGTAGATGGCAGCCGCTCTGTTACTGTCACCGCCGTAGTAGACAAGGCGTTGATGGATCCGTCTGAAATTACGGGTGAGGTTATCGAATCTGTTATGCCTGATTTGTTAGCACGCTATCCTAAAGTGGATTTCCAGTTACAAGGCAATGCAAAAGAACAAGCTGATGCAATGATGAGTTTGGCGCAGGGCTTATTGTTTGCGTTATTTGCGATTTACGCGCTATTGGCTATACCCCTTAAATCTTACAGCCAACCGTTTATCATCATGTCAGTCATACCATTTGGTGTGGTAGGCGCTATTATTGGGCACTTAGTATTAGGCATGGCGGTAAGTGTACTGTCGATTTGTGGCATTATTGCGTTATCCGGTGTAGTGGTTAACGACAGCTTGATTATGGTGGACTTTGTTAACCGAGCACGCCAAGAAGGCCATTCATTAATGCGCGCAGCCATTAGTGCTGGTACGCAGCGTTTTCGCGCGATTATATTAACGTCGTTAACCACCTTTATGGGGCTAATGCCAATTGTATTTGAGCGAAGCCTACAGGCACAAATTGTTATTCCTATGGCAATTTCGTTGGCCTTCGGTATTTTGTTTGCCACGATTATTACCTTACTACTAGTACCTGCCTTGTACCTCATATTGAATGACATTAAAAATGTATTTAAAGGTAGAAAGCATACTGAGTCTGTTGGTTCGGCATCGATAGAGCAGCACTAA